The proteins below are encoded in one region of Bremerella sp. P1:
- a CDS encoding right-handed parallel beta-helix repeat-containing protein produces MRFFAFALTLILLSTTARGADIYVDNVRGDDRNLGNSAAFSEGENGPIASIAKALRIARKGDNVILTNTGVPYRESITLQGGNNSGWEFAPLTIEGNGAILDGRAPIPVDGWKHVQGDVYCFAPTYKTYHQLYLDDRPAKRVEVEDMSQLDTLKPLEWCLTDGMIFFRTEKDRGPGCYRLSYTARRTGITLYEVRNVKILDLTVQGFQLDGINVHSNCYKIELGAITSRGNGRSGVSVGGASRATISKSLLGDNGAAQLRGEGFSKTTVIDSTLLENTAPATFRDDAKITIDGQEVTDAPAAETAQALRLFPQPDAPASPLRR; encoded by the coding sequence ATGCGTTTTTTCGCATTCGCCCTAACCCTGATACTTTTGAGTACGACCGCTCGCGGTGCGGATATCTACGTCGACAATGTGCGCGGTGACGATCGCAATCTCGGCAACTCGGCTGCATTTTCTGAAGGGGAAAACGGCCCCATCGCTTCGATCGCTAAGGCTCTGAGAATTGCCCGCAAAGGGGATAACGTTATCCTTACCAACACCGGCGTTCCCTATCGCGAATCGATCACCCTGCAAGGCGGAAACAACAGTGGCTGGGAATTCGCTCCCCTGACCATCGAAGGCAACGGAGCCATCCTCGACGGACGGGCGCCAATTCCGGTCGATGGATGGAAACACGTTCAAGGGGACGTCTACTGCTTCGCACCGACCTACAAGACCTACCATCAGCTTTACCTCGATGACAGGCCGGCCAAACGCGTCGAGGTCGAGGACATGAGCCAGCTCGACACGCTCAAACCGCTCGAGTGGTGCCTGACCGATGGAATGATCTTCTTTCGCACTGAAAAGGATCGCGGTCCTGGCTGTTATCGTCTGTCCTACACAGCCCGACGCACTGGCATCACGCTGTACGAAGTTCGCAACGTGAAGATCCTGGACCTGACCGTTCAGGGCTTCCAACTCGATGGGATCAACGTCCACAGCAATTGCTATAAAATCGAACTGGGTGCGATCACTTCGCGAGGCAATGGCCGGAGCGGTGTTTCGGTCGGCGGTGCTTCCCGCGCGACGATCTCCAAGTCATTGCTAGGGGACAACGGCGCGGCTCAGCTTCGCGGAGAAGGATTCTCGAAGACGACCGTGATCGATTCGACGCTGCTGGAGAACACGGCCCCAGCAACCTTCCGCGACGATGCGAAGATCACGATCGACGGCCAGGAAGTTACGGATGCTCCGGCTGCTGAGACTGCCCAAGCTCTTCGTCTATTCCCTCAGCCAGATGCTCCAGCGTCTCCTCTTCGGCGCTAG